TATATGTAAGGAACTTAATTTAAACTGTGTAAAACCCTCTAAGATTTTAGAAAGCGTGAAGAATCCAGTACAAGTTATAGTTAACGATGATGGTTCGGTTTCAGTAAAGGATTACTTAGGCAAGGAAATGAAACTATCATAAAGATTTATATTTCGAAAAGAATAATATAATAATTGATGTCAGAAGAGATAAACCGTGACGTAGAAAGAGCGGAAGAGTATGAACAGACTACAACTAGAGTGTCAGCATTAGGGAAAAATAGGTTCGAGTTAAGTACTGGGTTAATCATTGCTGCAAGATATGCTGATAAGTTAAGGAGAGTTGCGTTAGTAGCTTTTAGTAAAATAGCTCCAAGGGATATTATAATTAGAGATATTAGTGAGCTTAATAAACAATTATATACAAAAATAGTAGAAGAAATGAAGGTAGGTAAGTTAGATGTGATTAGAATATTAGTCGATGCAGAGTATGATGAACAAAATCAGAGACTTAATTTTACTAACGTTAGGATAATTAGGTATTTTACTGAAGATCAATGTAAAGAGAAATACGCAGATGTAATACGTGAAAATGAAGAGTTAAAAAAGGAAATTGGTGAATTAAAACAGAAACTTCAAGATATACTAAAAGTCTTAAAGTAAATTATCCTTTTATTATTCCTATTACGAATCCTATTATGAATGCGATTGAGTCGTAAGGTATTATTAATTTTAATTCTTCTGCTTTCGATAGTATATAAGGTAATTTAGAGGAAACTGTATGTAGGAAGTTTATTACATCTTGTGGTGAAATATATCCTATTGCAATTAAGATTATTACAATTGCAAGCAAAATTAAACCTATTTGTATAACTTTCCTTATTAATAATCCTATTAAAAGACCTAAAATAAATGCTATTACAAGTGAGACTATCCCGCTAGTGGTTATAACTGGTAACATAATTATAGTGTGGATCATCAAACTTATAATTTTGTATGGTCTAGCATGATTTATGAAAGTTGTAAAGTATCATTTGAAGGCTAAGATTGAAAAAGTTGGAAAAGGCACTACTACAATTGAAAGGAAATTTAGGAAGTTAATTAACGTGAGAAAATTCATTGATGAGTTAATAGAAGACGAGGATGTTAAGTGTACCCCTCTAAACAAATCAGAGAACCTAATGACTAAGCAATGTGAAGGAAATGGTATAAAGTACTTTTTTGAGATAACTACGGAGAGGATTAAAAAGGTAAAGAAGGAGGAATCTAAAAGCCAAAAATCTCAGCCTGAAGTTAAGGAGGAGAAGCAATCGACTTCTTAGTCGCCATAATGTATTCTAGTTTCTCTTAACCATTTTCTGAAACAATATTTAGAACAAAATAGATAAGCTTTATTTTTGTGTATTAAAATAAATTCGGCGTTTTCTACTTCTCTTCCACATTCTACACACATTCCGAAATTGGGTATAGATAAAATTTGTCTTAAGGGTTTTACATCAACCATATAAATAAAGATATGGTTTTAAAAAACTTAAATAATTACTTCCAATGCTGTATGCTTTTGTAATGCCTCTTTTACTGTACCAGCTAACTTCTCTAAATCAGTTTCTAATTTTCTATATAATTTCTCTTTATCAACCCAATAGATGTAATTTGGCCTTCCTTTCCTCTCCTCTTTCTCAATAGGAGCCTTTTCTCTCTGTATTAAACCTTTATCTAATAAGTTATTTAGCGCTTTACTTATGGAAGCCTTAGTTACATTTAGCTTCTCTGCTAAATCATCAGTGGTCATTTTTCCATTTTGTAACAGCACGTGTAGTACTTCTACATCGCTTTTAGAAAGTCCATACATGAAGGCTATAAACTCATGTATATCTACTTCCCTCCCATCTGGGAACCTTACTTTTTCTGCCATTTTGTTTTCACCATATATAGATTTAACTTACTTACTTAAAAAAGCCATGTATATTCAATTATACATTTATACACAAATATGTACAAAAGTTATTCAATTAATATCTTAAATAAAAGATTATTACAATAAACACTGTTAATTATAAGTTAGCAAAGCTATTGATAAAAGCCGTTAAATATTTATAATTTAAATTTAAATTAATGATGAAGACTACAACTTACTGTGAGGATGCTTATTTCAATATAGTGCCAGTATTGAAGACTGTAATAATAATGAAAATGGTTGAAAAGGGTATTTCTTTACGAGATGCTACGAAACACGTTAACTTATCAGTAACTGCTTATGAGAGACATAGAAAGAACGATGTTGATAAAATAGAAAAAATATATAGAGATGAGGAGATTAAAGATATGATAAACTCATTAGCTATTAGACTGATGAATAATGAAAGAATAGACCCCATATCTTTTTGTATACTCTGTAGCAAATCAAGAAGGTTATTTAATTTACCATTATGTATCTAGATACATGAGAGGAAAGGTTATTATTTTCTTATCCTCCTCCTCGTTTTTCTTATCATATTTCTCTAGAGTGATGTGGAGTATCGTAGCACCGTTCTCTTCCTTAAAAACCACAGTTACTGAGGACAGTACTATATTTGCATTATTTTTCCTAGGTTACATAATAGTTCAAATGCCTGCTGGATTTCTTTCTGACTATGTTGGAGTAAAGTTTCTTCTTTTTTCGTCCTTAATTGGAATATCATTTACCTCCTTTATCTCAGTATACTTCCCATCAATAGTTGTTGAATACTTAACTAGCTTTTTTATGGGCTTTTCTGCGGGTTGGATTTATCCGATTACAGTAAAGCTAATTAGTGTTACATTTAGCGGTAAATCTTTACCAATAGCTATGAGTATATATAGCCTAGCCTGGCCATCCTCTATTATTGCCTCTGGGCTTATAATTCCGTTTTTGGCAATACGATTTAATTGGAGATCCCCATTTTATCTTGTAAGCTTAATCTCATTGTTCCTCGCGTTTCTCTCACTAATATATATTCCAAGTATAAGGGTTTCTGGTCAAAAAATTTTTAATATAAAAAGCGTAATATCAAACAAAAATTCAATATTTATAGCTATTGGTGGTTTTCTATTTTTCTTGTCATACTGGATTTTAGTTCTATATTTATATAAGTATTTACTGAACTTAATTCACGATGCTTATTTGGCTGGTCTCGTTTATTCCTTTACTGCCCTCTCTGGACTATTTTCTACACTTCTAGCAGGATATATAATTAATTTTATTGGTGTGAAGAAAACTTTCTTGTTTTTCGTCTCACTTTATGCATTATCTATAATTTCTATATCATTTACATCTAGTATAATAATAATTAGTATTAGTGCATTATTAATAGGTTTTTTCAGGTTTATTATAACGCCTGCACATTCTACTGCGTTAGCGATAATAGGAAGGGAAAAGAGCGGAAGTTTAACTGGTTTTTCCAATTTCTTTTGGCAATCAAGCGGAATTTTCGGTTCTATATTAGCTCCAATATTAATAAACTTATTTTCTTATACATATTTGTGGTTATTTGTTGGTATACTTCCCTTAATTTCTTTAGTATTTTACTTGAATATAGAATTTTATAACAGTTAGAAGTGAAATCATAAATCTAGATCATTCATGTTAATGCTCATTCTCTCAACTTCTGCGTAAGCTAACATATCAAGAATCTTTCTCATGTAAGATTTTACGAAATAGTATATTTTATAGTTTCTAAATATTTCTTCTTCTTTTTCAATTACTTGACTCAAATACTCTTCTGGTGTGTAATGAATTATTGAGTACTTTTGTCCTTTAACTTCAATTTCGTTCGGGACTTCACAGCTAGAGACTATAAGTATATTATTTTCTCTTATCCCAGCAAGATAAACGTAGAACTTATCAACTTTTTCTAAGACCTCTAATAATTTCTCCTTATCATCTGACAACTCTTTTAGCCTCCTCCTCGAATTGTTTATAAACTTCTTGTATTGTTTTAAATACGTTTTTAATAACTCCAATGTCATTTACTTTTATTTTAACTATCCAACTCTCGTAAGGGTTTTGATTGATTAAAGATGGATTTCTAGTAACTTCCTCATTAACATCAACTATTTCTCCCTCAATTGGTAATCTGAACTTACCTACCC
The genomic region above belongs to Saccharolobus caldissimus and contains:
- a CDS encoding DUF2258 domain-containing protein yields the protein MSEEINRDVERAEEYEQTTTRVSALGKNRFELSTGLIIAARYADKLRRVALVAFSKIAPRDIIIRDISELNKQLYTKIVEEMKVGKLDVIRILVDAEYDEQNQRLNFTNVRIIRYFTEDQCKEKYADVIRENEELKKEIGELKQKLQDILKVLK
- a CDS encoding transcriptional regulator, with product MVDVKPLRQILSIPNFGMCVECGREVENAEFILIHKNKAYLFCSKYCFRKWLRETRIHYGD
- a CDS encoding helix-turn-helix domain-containing protein, with translation MAEKVRFPDGREVDIHEFIAFMYGLSKSDVEVLHVLLQNGKMTTDDLAEKLNVTKASISKALNNLLDKGLIQREKAPIEKEERKGRPNYIYWVDKEKLYRKLETDLEKLAGTVKEALQKHTALEVII
- a CDS encoding MFS transporter, whose product is MRGKVIIFLSSSSFFLSYFSRVMWSIVAPFSSLKTTVTEDSTIFALFFLGYIIVQMPAGFLSDYVGVKFLLFSSLIGISFTSFISVYFPSIVVEYLTSFFMGFSAGWIYPITVKLISVTFSGKSLPIAMSIYSLAWPSSIIASGLIIPFLAIRFNWRSPFYLVSLISLFLAFLSLIYIPSIRVSGQKIFNIKSVISNKNSIFIAIGGFLFFLSYWILVLYLYKYLLNLIHDAYLAGLVYSFTALSGLFSTLLAGYIINFIGVKKTFLFFVSLYALSIISISFTSSIIIISISALLIGFFRFIITPAHSTALAIIGREKSGSLTGFSNFFWQSSGIFGSILAPILINLFSYTYLWLFVGILPLISLVFYLNIEFYNS
- a CDS encoding glycine cleavage system protein H, yielding MKILSFNFPDDLLYEPEKHLWIKIEDNNVISVGLTDLGQYMAGKIFQVTTKSKGEKINSRTVIFSLESAKWVGKFRLPIEGEIVDVNEEVTRNPSLINQNPYESWIVKIKVNDIGVIKNVFKTIQEVYKQFEEEAKRVVR